The following nucleotide sequence is from Bacteroidales bacterium.
TAGTGCGCAACAACATACCGCATGAAATGCTTGCGCAGATGGGAGCTCCTTTTCACCAGATGCTCCACCACTTTATCCAACAGATGAAAAATGAGCTGGGCGACGATTTCAATCTGGACGAAGAAGATGAAAAGTTCGCCTCACAGCCCATCATCACTCCTCCCGCAGCATCAGCAGAACCATCGAAAACAGCAGAAGCCGATTTCACTGCTGAGGTTGCTGCCATCGACAAGCATTTGAAATCAGGGGGACTTACCGAAGCGCAGATAGATGCGCTGCTCGACAGGCGCAACCAGATTATTGCGCGAAGCAGCAGCGGGGCATAGGTTTTCGCATTAAAAATGTCTATTACGCCAAATATTTTATAAAAAAACAAGCCCGCCAAATCATTAGCGGGCTTGTTTTGTATTGTTAACCCTGTACTTTTTCGTCAAGTTTTCAGCATTTCCCTAACTTTTCCCCTACAAAGCGGCCGCATCGAAGGCGGCGGGCTTTGCGTTGCGGGCTTTAAATTCGGCGATGCCACGCTTGAGGAAACCGATAAACTTATCTACATCCAGATCGTAGGCACGGGGATTTATCAGCATTTCGCCCTGTGTGTCAAATAGCACGTAATAGGGTTGCGCATTCACGTTGAAGCGGGTGATCTGGAAATCTGAATACTTTTTCCCGACAGTTTTCTTCACCTTGCCATCGTGCGAAGAGGTTATCCAATCTTCCTCGGGTATACGGGTTTTGTCATCCACATACAAAGCAGCAATCACAAACTCGTCGCGCAGCAGTTGCAACACCTTGGGGTCGGCCCAAACGTTGGCTTCCATTTCACGGCAGTTCACACAGCCGTGGCCTGTAAAGTCGATAAAAAGGGGTTTGTTTACTGCTTTGGCGCAAGCCAGCGCCTGCTCATAATCGAAATAGCCTTCGAGGCCGTGGGGTAGATGCAGAAATTCAGAATATTTGGGCGTTTCGCAGATATCGGAGGCGGAGGTAGCTTTGGTGCCACTGTTGCTAAAAGATGCAATCTTGAGATTATCGCGCACAATGCTGTTGATGTCGAAGTCGTGGGTTTGCTGCGGCGGCATATATCCCGACAAGGCTTTCAAAGGAGCACCAAACATACCGGGCACCATGTAAAGCACAAAACTAAATACGATGATGGAGAGCATCAGACGCGGCACACTGATGAAATGCACGTCGCTGTCGTGGGCAAACTTTATCTTTCCAAGCAAATAAAATCCCATTAGTGTAAAGATGACGATCCAAAAAGCCAGGTAAACTTCGCGGTCGAGAATGCCCCAATGGTAAGTCTGGTCGGCGATGCTCAGGAATTTTAAACCCAATGCCAACTCCAGAAATCCCAACACCACTTTCACGCTGTTGAGCCAGCCGCCCGACTTGGGAAGGTTGGCCAGCCAGGAAGGGAAAAAGGCAAACACAGTAAACGGCAACGCAAAGGCAAGCGAGAAGCCAAACATACCCACAATAGGCTCGAGCACTGCGCCGCCTGCCGACTTCACCAGGATGGCGCCGACGATGGGTCCGGTACACGAAAACGATACCAGCACCAGTGTAAAGGCCATGAAAAAGGCACCGCTAAAACCACCTCTGTCAGCCTTGCTGTCGGTTTTGTTGATCATCCAGCTTGGCAATGTTATCTCGAACATGCCCAAAAATGAGGCGGCAAAAAACAGGAAGATCAAAAAGAACAACACGTTTGGAATCCAATGGGTGCTGAGCCAGTTGGCAAAGTTGGCGCCCAGAGTAACCGCTACCAGGGTACCCAGAACGGTGTAGATAAATATGATAGAGAAACCATAGGCCAGAGCCTGAAAACGTGCTTTGGCTTTGTTGTCGGAGTTGTTCATGAAAAATGTCACCGTCATCGGGATCATCGGGAAAACGCACGGGGTAAGAATGGCAATAAAACCAGCGAGAATTGAAAAGATAAAAAGCATCCATAGACTACTATTTTCCTTAAGCTGTCCATCCACAATCGGGTTGCCTTCTTCCATTTGCACAGCCGGTGCCTCGCTGGCCTGAACTGACGCGGCGGCTCCGCCGTGGAAGTCGAAGCTAAATGGCGAATCGTCGGGCGGCAGACATTTGCTGTCGTCGCAGCACATAAACTCGTACAAGCCGGAGATGGTAAGCGGCGCGTCGCTATTGAGCTGAATTTTTTTGCTGAACACCGCCTGATGACTGAAATATTTTACCACCATATCAAAGTTAGGATCGAACTCATCGATAGGCTGTGGTTCATCAAAAATGACGCGATGAATGGTGGTGCCTGGCTCAAAACCTTCCATTTCTTCTGTGGAGGTAGCAGGATCGACAAACGAAAATCCATCCAGGTTATCAAAGTAAAATGCAGTGGACACCGGGCCACCGTCGGGAACATTTTGCGAATACAAATGCCATGAGCTATCGATGGTAGCTGTGAAAGTCAATTCGTATTGGTTGCTTCCGAGATCGACGCTGCGGGAGCTCCACTTTACCGGCTCGAGCACCTGTGCCGGCGCTATGGTTGAAAAGCCAATTGCGAAAAGAAAAAAGAAAAGAGTAATGGTGATTGTTTTTTGCAGATTGCCGCTTCTGTAGTTCATTATTTAGCAGATTTAGTGATCAGTATGCTGAATTATTTTTATTAAAAAAAAGCAAAATTAATAAGTTTCGACAAAGACGGCCTCGAAATATGATTGATCGGAAAATACGGCAGTTCTCAGTCAGCAACTCATAGTTCACAATTGGCATGCAAGGGATGCCAGTCCTCAAAGGGACGGCAACCCAGATTAATGGAAATAACCTTAGATGCGTCGAGCCCTGAAATTGTATCTCCTACGAAGGCTGTGCAGCTTGATTTACTTTACAATGTTTTACTGCTCATTTTGCAACTCAACAACAAACACCTTTTGTGTTGAACTGCTAATTTTGTAACGTTCGTCGATGCGATGACCCACCACCCAAACGATGTCGCGGCCAGAAAGAAGCACCTGGAGATTTAGTTTTTGGACAACTGACATTTTCTGATCAGTGATAAAATCAGAGAGCTTTTTGCGGCCACGCATACCCAACGGATAAAAATAGTCGCCTTGCCGCCAGCGCCGCAAAGTGAGTGGAAACCGAAGTTTTTGGTAATCAAGCTGAGCAATGTCCGGCGATTTGTTTAGCTGCAACTTCTGGCGATCGATCATCGAAAAACGAAGCTTCAGCGGGTAGCTCATTTGATAATCGTTGTCGTTTATTTTATAAGTATCAAAAGTGGTCTCCTCTTTTTTTAGCGGCATCAGCACCAGATGTTCGCGATCGGTGATGAGCCGGTGGCTGGCTGATAAAAAATGTTTGCCAGGCATGGCATCGAGACTTTTGATAATGTCGCCGATGTCGGACTGGTTGAAGCCAAAAGGTTTGAGTATTTCGAAAAGTACAAATTCAAGATGCGTCTCCGGCTGCAAATAGCTGTGCCGAATCAGTGTGTAGTCCCCATCTGTATGCGTCATTAATTGACGACGTCGATTTATTTCGTCCTCAATAAAATTATGCGATTGTTTTAGAATTTCAAAAGTAGATTTAAAGCCACTTTCAAACTTATCAGAAGATTCCTTTAAAGCTGGCAACACTTGATGGCGCAAGCGATTGCGCAAATAGTCATCTTTTTGATTGGAGCTATCTTCTCGATACGCAATATTATTTTGCCTGGCATAATCGACGATTTGCGCTCTTGTGGCAAAAAGCAGCGGCCTGATGCAATTGCCGTTGCGGGATTTGATACCCTTCAGCCCGGCGATTCCGGTGCCACGCAACAGGTTTATAAAAAACGTTTCCACCTGGTCGTCAAAATTATGGGCCGTGGCATAAGCATCAAAACCTTCTTTGGTGATAAGCTCTTCAAACCATGCATAGCGCAGATCGCGCGCAGCAACTTGGATTGAAAGACTGTTACTAGCAGCGTAACCTGCTGTATCAAAGTGCTTCACAAGCAGGTTCAGTCTATTTTTATGTGCATAATCATGTACAAAGGTTTCGTCTGCATCGCTCTCGGCGCCACGCAAGCCAAAGTTGCAATGCGCAACGGTCACCGTCAGCGGTAACTGCACGAGCAGGTGCGCCAACACCATCGAATCGATGCCGCCGCTCACCGTTAGCAATATTTTTTGCCCGGGCATTAGCAACTGATGGTCAAAAATGTATTTTTGCAGATTAGCAAGCATGCAAGGCAAATGTATAGTAAATCACAATTATTAAACTTTTTTAACCGAAAAAACACACCCTTAGTTGACAACTATTTGTTTTTAACGTATGTTTGCAGATTAGTAAATTGTAAGGAAGGATGGTGGTTTCTTCATCAAAAGCATCTTAAGTTATTGATAAGCAAAGCCTACACTCCTTTCCTCATCGTTCTTTGTCATTTTGTTTATCTCATTTTAGCAAGTCCTGATTCGGCCTTTTCTCAAACCACTTTGCCGCAACAAGACGTTATTAACAGTTTAAAGAACGCAGGTTTCGAAAATATATTCGTGAAAACGAAACCGGATACACTAACCGTTTATCTCGAAAACCGGCGCTTTCGCTTTGATCCACGAGGATTAGCCGAGGCCATTCTTATCATTCAAAATAACGTTACTGATACCGCGGATAAGTTGCAACTCGTTTTGCTTCAAGATAAAGTGGCGATGTTGCAGGTGGTGATACCGATGGATGTTTTAGAAAATTATTCGAAAGGAATCCTCGACGATCGGGCAATGATGGAGCTTTTGTACATTTCACTGGATGCTCCACAGTTGCCACGCAAAGCCGCAGTATCAAACAGCTCACTTTACAAAGTTGATCTGCCGGTGCTGCTGACCTGGAATGCCAAATTTGGTAATTTTAGTAATCCAGTCGAATCCAACATCAGCATTATCCCTGAGTTTAACACCACACTTGCCAAAGGACTTACGCTCAAAGCACAGTTGATTATTCCGGTGCAAAATAGTTTTTTCTTTGTCAGCGAACGCGAAACAGTACGACCCGGCAACATTACTCTTAATCAATTTGCCAACCTGGCCGACAATTTTTATATCAATATTACCGTCGGTACTTTTAACAAAAACAGAGCAGGCGGCAATATCGAACTGAAAAAGCTATTGGCCGAAGGGCGTGTTGGTCTGGGAGCAAATGTTGGCTACACACGTTATTACTCGTTTACCGGAATAGAAACGGAATTTTACGACGAACTGCCCTATCTCACAGCACTTTTTACTGCCGAATATCGCTACAATCCATATGACATGATTGCACGCATGCAGGTGGGGAATTTCCTTTTCAATACTCCGGCAATACGTTTTGAGCTGATGCGCCAATTTGGAGAGGTGGAGATTGGGTTTATGGCTTTGGCCACCAAAGATGACTTCGACGGAGGGTTTCGGTTTGTGATTCCGCTGCCTCCCCGAAAATACACACGACTCAGATTTTTCCGCATCCGCCCAGCCGATGACTTTGCCTGGGAATACCGCGCCAAAGGCTTTCCTCAAAATGGGGTAACTTACAATACAGGCTATAATCTTACCGACATGCTGTTGGATTATAATCCTGACTTTATTAAAAAAAGGTTAATTTTGGAATTAAAAACGCAATTGAACAAATAGTTTATCTATTTTTGAAAAAAATCATCTATCAATAAAAAAGGAGTAAACATGAAAACCAAATTTTACAAATCATTTTTCGGCCTTTTCCTCATCGCCGGCGTACTGATTTTTAGCTTTACGCAATGCAAAAAAGTAGGAACCTCCGACTGGCCTGAACCCAATCCGGAAACGCTCAACGAGCTGAAGGTAACCGTCTTTGACGGAGATCGGGGCAATGCATTGACTGACTTTACCGTAACCGTAATAACACCCGACGGCATTCTTAGCGAATATCAACATGGCTCGGGAAGCCTTAACTTGGAAGGGAAACAAGTCGGTACATACATTATTTCGGCTACCAAAACAGGATACCTCTCGCTTAGTGCTATGGTTGAAGTGGAGAAAACTCCCGAAGGAGTAATTGCTGTTACCAAGGAACGCTTTTACCTAAGCAAATTAGGCAATAGCGCAACAGTGAGTGCCTCCGGAGCCAGCATGGCTATCGAGAGTGACTTTGAGCAAGCGCCTATTCTCACTTTCCCCGAAGGAGCAGTTAGCCAACCTGTAGATGTAACCGTTACCTACATTCCAAGTCCGTCTAAGTTTGGCGACTTTGAGGTTAAAGGTGACCGCGCCATCCAGTCAGGTTTTAGTTTTTCGCCCGATCTTACTTTCCCCGAAAATGCCAAAGCTACCCTTCAGATGCCCGTCACCATTGCTGCTGTGCTCAACGGCGACAGCCCAATGTTGCTTGGCAGTTTCAACGAAGACACACAGGAGTGGGAAATCATAGAAGGCGTGCTGAATGAAGACCGCACAATGGCTACCTTTGAGATGCCACACTTCTCGCTATGGTACACATTCACCGGCTTCCGCCTGGTAAAAACTTTGACCTGGTCGCCCTACGAACTCTCAGGCCAATCAGAAAACTGTAGCGAAGGAGCCTGCGGAACTTTTGTTTATTCTATCGGCTCATCAGCGCTGGTTACCAGCATGGCAGAAAATAGTAATTTTGATCTGAAAGTTGTCGATACCCGTTGCATTGGACCCCGCTATCAATATGCGCAACAACTCTTCACTCGTTGCCGTCTGGCAAACTTTAAAATCTATAACTACACCGGCGAATACAAGGGCGACTTTGTCAACTTCCCCTTTGAAGTATTCAACTGGAAAGTTCAGGAAACCTATTGCCACCACCAAGGCTGGGGTAATTAAGCTTCCACGTAAATAGTTTACTCTAAAGCATGAAGCATCGTTGTATGCTTCATGCTTTTTTTATTAGAAAGGCTGCACCCTATTAATATTTCTATGCGAAACACTTTTTTTTATTCAACCTCAGTTTTTATTTTAACTGTGTTTTTAATGGTGGCAGCTACAAAAAACGCTGCAGCCCAAGACACCAACAATTTTAAATTTAGAAGTTTCGGACTTTCCATGGGCATCTACCAACCCGATCTCGATTATTGGAAAAACGATGATGGCTCTGATTTTCGCAACAGTGATTTTAATACTATACTTTTTGTGGAAGGATTTGCTGAGTTCAAACTCATTAAAGACTTGACGGCAAAGGCAGGCATAGGTTTCTGGCAGGCACGTTCGGAAACCACCATCCCCACTTATGGCAAGACGCAGCTCTTGCTAAATGGCTACCCAATCAGCTTTGATATTCGCTATTACGCCTCTCCGTTGCAGTTTGCCTTTATCACTCCCTATGTAGGTGTTGGTGGCGAGCTGTTATTGATAAGTTATCAATTGGATTTTAAAAAGAAGGAGAATCCTGACCCATCAAATGGCAGCTCAATCCTCGGATCAGCTACCCTTGGGCTACAGATGAAACTTTCGCGCAACTTTGCTTTCGACCTTTTTGCCGATTACAAGCTGGGCAGTTACCAACAGGCATTCCTTGTGGAGGTG
It contains:
- a CDS encoding cytochrome c biogenesis protein CcdA, whose product is MNYRSGNLQKTITITLFFFLFAIGFSTIAPAQVLEPVKWSSRSVDLGSNQYELTFTATIDSSWHLYSQNVPDGGPVSTAFYFDNLDGFSFVDPATSTEEMEGFEPGTTIHRVIFDEPQPIDEFDPNFDMVVKYFSHQAVFSKKIQLNSDAPLTISGLYEFMCCDDSKCLPPDDSPFSFDFHGGAAASVQASEAPAVQMEEGNPIVDGQLKENSSLWMLFIFSILAGFIAILTPCVFPMIPMTVTFFMNNSDNKAKARFQALAYGFSIIFIYTVLGTLVAVTLGANFANWLSTHWIPNVLFFLIFLFFAASFLGMFEITLPSWMINKTDSKADRGGFSGAFFMAFTLVLVSFSCTGPIVGAILVKSAGGAVLEPIVGMFGFSLAFALPFTVFAFFPSWLANLPKSGGWLNSVKVVLGFLELALGLKFLSIADQTYHWGILDREVYLAFWIVIFTLMGFYLLGKIKFAHDSDVHFISVPRLMLSIIVFSFVLYMVPGMFGAPLKALSGYMPPQQTHDFDINSIVRDNLKIASFSNSGTKATSASDICETPKYSEFLHLPHGLEGYFDYEQALACAKAVNKPLFIDFTGHGCVNCREMEANVWADPKVLQLLRDEFVIAALYVDDKTRIPEEDWITSSHDGKVKKTVGKKYSDFQITRFNVNAQPYYVLFDTQGEMLINPRAYDLDVDKFIGFLKRGIAEFKARNAKPAAFDAAAL
- the tilS gene encoding tRNA lysidine(34) synthetase TilS, encoding MLANLQKYIFDHQLLMPGQKILLTVSGGIDSMVLAHLLVQLPLTVTVAHCNFGLRGAESDADETFVHDYAHKNRLNLLVKHFDTAGYAASNSLSIQVAARDLRYAWFEELITKEGFDAYATAHNFDDQVETFFINLLRGTGIAGLKGIKSRNGNCIRPLLFATRAQIVDYARQNNIAYREDSSNQKDDYLRNRLRHQVLPALKESSDKFESGFKSTFEILKQSHNFIEDEINRRRQLMTHTDGDYTLIRHSYLQPETHLEFVLFEILKPFGFNQSDIGDIIKSLDAMPGKHFLSASHRLITDREHLVLMPLKKEETTFDTYKINDNDYQMSYPLKLRFSMIDRQKLQLNKSPDIAQLDYQKLRFPLTLRRWRQGDYFYPLGMRGRKKLSDFITDQKMSVVQKLNLQVLLSGRDIVWVVGHRIDERYKISSSTQKVFVVELQNEQ
- a CDS encoding YjbH domain-containing protein, with the translated sequence MYSKSQLLNFFNRKNTPLVDNYLFLTYVCRLVNCKEGWWFLHQKHLKLLISKAYTPFLIVLCHFVYLILASPDSAFSQTTLPQQDVINSLKNAGFENIFVKTKPDTLTVYLENRRFRFDPRGLAEAILIIQNNVTDTADKLQLVLLQDKVAMLQVVIPMDVLENYSKGILDDRAMMELLYISLDAPQLPRKAAVSNSSLYKVDLPVLLTWNAKFGNFSNPVESNISIIPEFNTTLAKGLTLKAQLIIPVQNSFFFVSERETVRPGNITLNQFANLADNFYINITVGTFNKNRAGGNIELKKLLAEGRVGLGANVGYTRYYSFTGIETEFYDELPYLTALFTAEYRYNPYDMIARMQVGNFLFNTPAIRFELMRQFGEVEIGFMALATKDDFDGGFRFVIPLPPRKYTRLRFFRIRPADDFAWEYRAKGFPQNGVTYNTGYNLTDMLLDYNPDFIKKRLILELKTQLNK